The Streptosporangiales bacterium sequence TGCCGCCGGACATTCCCGCTGACCCCATCATCGACTCGCACATGCTCCCACCTCGTGTGTCCCATCGACCAATCTACTATCGTACTTAGTTCATGGGCCAGTTGGAAATCATCGCTGGATAGCCAGGTGCACAGACATCAGATCACCCGAAGGGACCTGCTGCTCGGTGCGGCGGGAGTAGCCGGTGCCGCCGCCACCGGCGGAGCACTGATCGCCTTCGGCGGTGACACTGGCGCCAGGCGACCGGCTCGGATCGAGGCCGGGCGCAGGCCGTTCGGCGCCACGAGGAAAGCCGAATCGCGGCAGGAACCGGGCGCGCCGTACCTGCCCGGCTGGTTGCCGAGCCGACCGAGATCGACCTCGGCGGACGCATCGTACGCACCTGGGCCTACAACGGACAGGTACCAGGCCCCACGATCCGGTGCCGGGCCGGAGACCAGCTCGACGGCGACGTAACCAACCGCCTACCGGAACCGACCACCGTCCACTGGCACGGGATCCGGCTGCGCAACGACATGGACGGGGTACCACACCTCACCCAGCGCGCCATCCCGCCAGGCGACCGCATGCGCTACGCGTTCACCGTCCCAGACCCCGGCACCCATTGGCTGCACCCACACGTGCGAGTGCAGCGCGAGCGCGGCCTGTTCGCCCCACTGATCATCGACGACCCACACGACCGCGGCGACTACGACGTCGAGTTCGTCGTGGTACTCGACGACTGGATCGACGGTGCCGACGCCACCCCGGACCAGGTACTCGCCACGCTGCGGAGGGGAGGCATGAACGCTCGCTACGAGACACCGGTCACCGCCGGGAAGATCCCCGACCGGTCCCGGTCATGGCATTACCACGTGCCCGCCAAGCTGGCCAGCCCGAAACCCGGCATCACCCCCATGCCGATTCCCGCCCGGCTCGCCAGCGCCGTCGACTACCCCTTCTACCTGCTCAACGGCCGTCTACCCACCGCACCCCACACGTTCCGAGCCAAGCCGGGGCAACGCGCCCGCATCCGGGTCATCAACGCCGGCGGCGCGTCGGTGTTCCGGGTCGCGCTCGGCGGCCACCGGCTCACCGTCACGCACACCGACGGCTTCCCCGTCCAGCCGACCACCGTGGACACCCTCCAGGTCGCCTCCGGCGAACGCTACGACCTGCTCATCACGCTCGGCGACGGAGCGTTCCCGCTCGTCGCCGTCGCCGAAGGCAAAGCCGCGCAAGCACTCGGCGTCATCCGGACCGCAGCCGGGCCAACTCCCCCACCCGACGCCGCCCCGGACGAGCTCGCCGGCCGACTACTCGATCTCGCCGATCTCCGCGCCA is a genomic window containing:
- a CDS encoding multicopper oxidase domain-containing protein, whose product is MDGVPHLTQRAIPPGDRMRYAFTVPDPGTHWLHPHVRVQRERGLFAPLIIDDPHDRGDYDVEFVVVLDDWIDGADATPDQVLATLRRGGMNARYETPVTAGKIPDRSRSWHYHVPAKLASPKPGITPMPIPARLASAVDYPFYLLNGRLPTAPHTFRAKPGQRARIRVINAGGASVFRVALGGHRLTVTHTDGFPVQPTTVDTLQVASGERYDLLITLGDGAFPLVAVAEGKAAQALGVIRTAAGPTPPPDAAPDELAGRLLDLADLRATPEVRAAEHALDVDRALYLTGDMKTFTWRINAETYNAEKPYAGITPVPVREQEQVRLVFLNQTPMYHPMHLHGHTFTVRSVGTTTSKTERPFPSGTRKDTLMVPPGERISIDFTADNPGQWLVHCHNAYHLATGMATIVSYQH